From bacterium, the proteins below share one genomic window:
- a CDS encoding molybdopterin molybdotransferase MoeA, giving the protein MISFHEARSKMLEGIKSLPPEKCRLADLLGRVLAQDITATFDIPPRDNSAMDGFAVIASDVAGASEQSPVTLQIIEDVPAGQVAAMSLKPGQAIRIMTGAQIPANADSVIPVEETSTGISNTEVRILMAVRQGANVRRQGEDVTAGQLLITKGTRLRPQEVGLIASLGLTEVLASKQPVAGIISSGNEVAAPGQPLKPGQIYDANRFSIGGQVKEAGAVVKDYGIIADDLAKIKQTLNQAARECDVVITSGGVSVGDYDLMKQALSELGQMNFWQVKQKPGKPLAYGHINGKPVVGLPGNPVSSMVVCDQYVRPLLLKMQGSQNIFKVPITAVCDQAVKKPAGKTQFLRAKVKWQDGAYHAVLTGPQGSGILTSMVQADGLMILPEECEGVNPGDTVHIELFG; this is encoded by the coding sequence ATGATCTCATTCCACGAAGCGCGCAGTAAAATGCTGGAGGGCATAAAATCCCTGCCCCCAGAAAAATGCCGTCTGGCGGACCTCTTGGGCCGGGTGCTTGCCCAGGACATCACGGCCACGTTCGACATCCCGCCCAGGGATAACTCGGCCATGGACGGCTTTGCCGTCATCGCCTCCGATGTGGCCGGGGCTTCGGAGCAAAGTCCGGTGACCCTGCAGATCATCGAAGACGTTCCGGCCGGCCAGGTGGCCGCCATGTCCTTGAAACCGGGGCAGGCCATCAGGATCATGACAGGGGCGCAGATACCTGCTAATGCTGACAGCGTCATTCCGGTGGAAGAGACGTCAACGGGAATATCGAATACTGAAGTTAGAATATTGATGGCAGTCAGGCAAGGGGCCAATGTTCGCAGGCAGGGAGAGGATGTTACTGCAGGGCAATTGCTGATAACCAAGGGAACAAGATTGCGGCCGCAGGAGGTGGGTCTGATAGCTTCCTTGGGCTTGACCGAAGTCCTGGCTTCCAAACAGCCGGTGGCGGGGATCATCTCCAGCGGCAACGAGGTGGCCGCGCCGGGCCAGCCGCTGAAGCCGGGACAGATATACGACGCCAACCGTTTCAGCATCGGCGGGCAGGTGAAAGAGGCCGGGGCGGTGGTAAAAGATTACGGCATCATCGCCGACGATCTGGCAAAGATCAAGCAAACCCTGAACCAGGCGGCCCGGGAGTGCGATGTGGTCATCACTTCGGGCGGGGTCTCGGTGGGCGACTACGACCTGATGAAACAGGCTTTGTCCGAACTGGGGCAGATGAACTTTTGGCAGGTGAAACAGAAACCGGGAAAACCGCTGGCCTATGGGCATATCAACGGCAAGCCGGTGGTTGGGCTTCCGGGCAACCCGGTGTCCTCAATGGTGGTCTGCGACCAGTATGTCCGTCCGCTGCTGCTGAAGATGCAGGGCAGTCAAAACATTTTCAAAGTGCCGATAACAGCGGTCTGCGACCAGGCCGTAAAGAAACCCGCCGGTAAGACCCAATTTCTGCGGGCAAAAGTGAAATGGCAGGATGGAGCGTACCATGCTGTTCTTACCGGGCCACAGGGGTCTGGTATTTTGACCTCCATGGTCCAGGCCGACGGGCTGATGATACTGCCGGAGGAGTGCGAGGGAGTGAATCCGGGGGACACCGTGCACATTGAACTGTTCGGATGA
- the mobB gene encoding molybdopterin-guanine dinucleotide biosynthesis protein B has protein sequence MQPIISFVGHSNSGKTTLIEQIVRILSRKGYRVGVLKHTHGAIKADKRGTDTDKFRLAGAGISSITDDKLLVRFEDAKKLTPKIIASALSRELDLLIIEGYKKESFPKALFSDELSSVNLKGIIATIGKKTPPDGKVRHFSPSKPIEIARWLEQTFILPARKDRALQVLIDGKPLPMNPFVRKMIKETLAGMLKSLKGGRGRKTQILIDFSTKM, from the coding sequence ATGCAGCCAATAATCTCCTTCGTCGGACATTCCAACTCCGGCAAAACAACGCTGATAGAGCAGATCGTCCGCATCCTCAGCCGCAAGGGCTACCGGGTCGGGGTGCTTAAGCACACCCACGGCGCCATCAAGGCCGACAAGCGCGGGACCGACACCGACAAGTTCCGCCTGGCCGGGGCCGGGATCTCGTCCATCACCGACGACAAACTGCTGGTGCGGTTCGAGGATGCCAAAAAACTGACCCCAAAAATAATAGCCAGTGCTTTGTCCAGGGAACTTGACCTGCTGATAATAGAGGGCTATAAGAAGGAATCGTTCCCCAAAGCGCTTTTTTCGGATGAACTTTCCTCGGTCAATCTTAAAGGCATCATCGCCACCATAGGCAAAAAGACCCCGCCGGACGGCAAGGTCAGGCATTTCAGCCCCTCAAAGCCGATTGAGATAGCCCGATGGCTGGAGCAGACCTTCATCCTGCCGGCCCGGAAGGACAGGGCGCTTCAGGTGCTGATCGACGGCAAACCATTGCCCATGAACCCCTTCGTCAGGAAGATGATCAAAGAGACCCTGGCCGGGATGCTGAAGAGCCTGAAAGGCGGGCGGGGCCGTAAGACCCAGATATTGATTGACTTTAGCACCAAAATGTAG